In a single window of the Pirellulales bacterium genome:
- a CDS encoding ferredoxin: MPIVNFVNEKKQVQMPEGANLRAEAMKAGIKLYGGLNGYGAKINEVINCHGFGHCGTCRVLITKGAQNASPMGLVETITCKYNPLSPALFAFIGNEDTMRLACRTKVMGDMDVVTRPPLNLTGDSFFA, translated from the coding sequence TGCCAATCGTCAACTTCGTCAACGAAAAAAAGCAAGTTCAGATGCCCGAGGGAGCCAACCTTCGCGCCGAAGCGATGAAGGCTGGAATCAAGCTCTACGGCGGGCTCAACGGTTACGGGGCGAAAATCAACGAGGTCATCAATTGCCACGGCTTCGGCCACTGCGGCACCTGCCGCGTGTTGATTACCAAGGGGGCCCAGAACGCCAGCCCGATGGGCCTGGTAGAAACGATTACCTGCAAGTACAACCCCCTCTCGCCAGCCCTGTTTGCCTTCATCGGCAATGAGGATACCATGCGTCTGGCTTGCCGTACCAAGGTGATGGGAGACATGGATGTGGTGACCCGTCCGCCCCTGAATCTGACCGGCGACAGCTTCTTTGCTTGA
- a CDS encoding P-II family nitrogen regulator: MKQVVAIVKPYLVEKVLEGLKRAPLEAVSVREVKGYGRQKNYLDQYAGSEYSLAFLPKVEIHLWVDDARVEEITRRIVEVARTGRMGDGKIFVLPAVACERVIDIGKASTKRK, from the coding sequence GTGAAGCAAGTCGTCGCCATCGTTAAGCCCTATCTCGTCGAGAAGGTGCTGGAAGGGCTCAAGCGGGCACCGCTCGAAGCCGTCAGCGTCCGCGAGGTGAAAGGCTACGGGCGGCAGAAGAACTATCTCGACCAATACGCCGGCAGCGAGTACTCGCTCGCGTTTCTTCCCAAGGTCGAAATCCATTTGTGGGTCGACGACGCGCGTGTCGAAGAAATCACACGACGGATCGTCGAAGTCGCCCGCACCGGGCGCATGGGGGACGGCAAGATCTTCGTCCTTCCTGCCGTGGCCTGCGAGCGAGTAATCGATATTGGCAAGGCCAGCACGAAGAGAAAGTGA